In one Sphingomonas sp. AP4-R1 genomic region, the following are encoded:
- a CDS encoding serine O-acetyltransferase has protein sequence MSIAPGKRPGLFALIAEDWRAHGRDWTKPGFRTLAVYRFGVWRMGVRQPLRAPLSILYRWAFRRCRNRYGIELPYSASVGRQVVIEHQGGIVVHGATVIGDRCIIRQNCTLGLRRLDALADAPILGEGVELGAGSVVLGRIHLGDGAQVGANAVVLKDVPAGALALGVPATIRLGR, from the coding sequence ATGAGCATCGCGCCCGGGAAACGCCCCGGCCTGTTCGCGCTAATCGCGGAGGATTGGCGCGCCCATGGCCGCGACTGGACCAAGCCCGGCTTCCGCACGCTCGCCGTCTATCGCTTCGGCGTGTGGCGGATGGGCGTGCGCCAGCCGCTGCGCGCGCCGCTCTCGATCCTCTATCGCTGGGCGTTCCGCCGTTGCCGCAACCGCTATGGCATCGAGCTGCCTTATTCGGCCAGCGTCGGCCGCCAAGTCGTGATCGAGCATCAGGGCGGCATCGTCGTCCACGGCGCCACCGTGATCGGCGACCGTTGCATCATCCGCCAGAATTGCACGCTGGGCCTGCGCCGGCTGGACGCGCTGGCCGATGCACCGATCCTGGGCGAAGGCGTGGAGCTCGGCGCCGGATCGGTCGTCCTCGGCCGGATCCATCTCGGCGACGGCGCGCAGGTCGGCGCCAATGCGGTGGTGCTGAAGGATGTGCCCGCCGGCGCGCTCGCGCTCGGCGTCCCCGCCACGATCCGCCTGGGACGATGA
- the lptC gene encoding LPS export ABC transporter periplasmic protein LptC yields the protein MSVLASERRQRRRDWAMAGGRHDIQMAILRVLLPALVGIIALFLAVAPLTVGADISFVLSKKGVDVAPERMRVSHAVYRGRDGKNQPFILTAASAVQQTSRDPILRLQTLHARIGLTDGPADVTAPRGRYDMNSDRIAVDGPVHYLGSGGYRVDTRDVLIDLRTRMLKSRGAVDGTMPLGTFAADQMRANLETKVIDLVGRARLHIVQRQARAAR from the coding sequence ATGTCCGTTCTTGCCAGCGAACGCCGCCAGCGCCGCCGCGACTGGGCGATGGCGGGCGGCCGCCACGACATACAGATGGCGATCCTGCGCGTGCTGCTGCCCGCGCTGGTGGGCATCATCGCTTTGTTCCTGGCGGTGGCGCCGCTGACGGTGGGTGCCGACATCAGCTTCGTCCTCTCGAAGAAGGGCGTGGACGTGGCGCCGGAGCGGATGCGCGTGAGCCACGCCGTCTATCGCGGGCGGGACGGCAAGAATCAGCCGTTCATCCTGACGGCCGCTTCGGCCGTGCAGCAGACCTCGCGCGATCCGATCCTGCGGCTGCAGACGCTGCACGCGCGCATCGGGCTGACCGACGGCCCCGCAGACGTGACCGCGCCGCGCGGCCGCTATGACATGAACAGCGATCGCATCGCCGTGGACGGCCCCGTCCATTATCTCGGCTCGGGCGGCTACCGCGTCGATACGCGTGACGTGCTGATCGATCTTCGGACGCGCATGCTGAAGAGCCGGGGCGCCGTGGACGGCACGATGCCGCTCGGCACGTTCGCGGCGGATCAGATGCGCGCCAATCTGGAGACCAAGGTGATCGATCTTGTCGGGCGCGCCCGCTTGCATATCGTCCAGAGGCAGGCCAGAGCCGCGCGATGA
- a CDS encoding LptA/OstA family protein produces MIRGLLIAALPLLATAAAAQSASSAQAQGNGGLSVLRGHDSNAPVDVTSDRIEVQDRADRAIFVGNVHAVQGDMTMDSARMTVAYSRGAGPNADPQIQRIDASGGVTVVSPSERAKGSFGIYDLNRRIITLIGNVSLLRGGNTVNGARLVIDLNTGRSTVDGSAVGGAASSAKGGRVTGRFTVPQKTQNGATPTTPPATTPPTK; encoded by the coding sequence ATGATCCGGGGGCTTCTCATCGCGGCGTTGCCGCTGCTCGCGACGGCCGCTGCCGCGCAATCCGCTTCCTCCGCGCAGGCGCAGGGCAATGGTGGCCTGTCCGTGCTGCGCGGGCATGACAGCAATGCGCCGGTGGACGTCACGTCCGATCGGATCGAGGTGCAGGATCGCGCCGATCGCGCGATCTTCGTCGGCAATGTCCATGCGGTGCAGGGTGACATGACGATGGATTCGGCGCGCATGACCGTCGCTTACTCGCGCGGCGCCGGGCCGAACGCCGATCCCCAGATCCAGCGCATCGATGCCTCGGGCGGCGTGACGGTGGTATCGCCCAGCGAGCGCGCCAAGGGATCGTTCGGCATTTACGATCTCAACCGGCGCATCATCACGCTGATCGGCAACGTCTCGCTGCTGCGCGGCGGCAATACCGTGAACGGCGCGCGGCTGGTGATCGATCTGAATACGGGCCGGTCGACCGTGGACGGCAGCGCCGTCGGCGGGGCGGCCTCCTCCGCGAAGGGCGGCCGCGTGACCGGCCGCTTCACCGTGCCGCAGAAGACCCAGAACGGCGCGACGCCGACGACACCGCCCGCCACCACGCCGCCGACGAAGTAA
- a CDS encoding glutaredoxin, producing MATAASGRQAILYRMTIGKSMCPHGRKALHLLKSRGFQVEDHTFKTREETDAFKAAQGVTSTPQIFIDGERIGGNSDLRRYLGLSVPDPKAVTYRPVIAVFAVTALMALAASWQAYGALVPMTVFRWFIAFSMCVLAILKLRDIESFSGMFLGYDLLARRWVPYAYLYPFAEAAAGVLMIAGVLEWLSISIALFIGTVGAVSVIKAVYVDKRDLKCACVGGDSNVPLGFLSLTENVMMVVMALVMLAV from the coding sequence ATGGCGACGGCAGCTTCCGGCAGGCAGGCGATCCTCTATCGGATGACGATCGGCAAATCGATGTGCCCGCACGGCCGCAAGGCGCTCCACCTGCTGAAGAGCAGGGGCTTCCAGGTCGAGGATCATACGTTCAAGACGCGCGAGGAAACCGACGCGTTCAAGGCGGCGCAGGGCGTCACCTCCACGCCCCAGATCTTCATCGATGGCGAGCGGATCGGCGGCAACAGCGATCTGCGCCGTTATCTCGGCCTTTCGGTGCCCGATCCCAAGGCCGTCACCTATCGCCCCGTCATCGCCGTGTTCGCCGTCACCGCGCTGATGGCGCTCGCGGCGAGCTGGCAGGCCTATGGCGCGCTCGTGCCGATGACGGTGTTTCGCTGGTTCATCGCGTTCAGCATGTGCGTCCTCGCCATCCTGAAGCTGCGCGACATCGAGAGTTTCTCGGGCATGTTCCTAGGTTACGATCTGCTCGCGCGGCGCTGGGTGCCCTATGCCTATCTCTATCCGTTTGCGGAGGCGGCCGCCGGCGTGCTGATGATCGCGGGCGTGCTGGAATGGCTGTCCATCTCGATCGCGCTCTTCATCGGCACGGTCGGCGCGGTGTCGGTGATCAAGGCGGTCTATGTCGACAAGCGCGATCTGAAATGCGCCTGCGTCGGCGGCGACAGCAATGTGCCGCTGGGCTTCCTGTCGCTGACCGAGAATGTGATGATGGTGGTGATGGCGCTGGTGATGCTCGCCGTCTGA
- a CDS encoding NTF2 fold immunity protein, producing MAFMLAASPQGGVANPVHVTTQSAADKCREDVEIFQPKGGIVDNEKIAIDIADRYLRRALPGMFVRPLSAKLRNGIWIVHGFQPERGVGGTAYIEMCRSNGKVLKIYGTQ from the coding sequence ATGGCGTTCATGCTCGCCGCTTCACCTCAGGGCGGCGTCGCAAATCCCGTTCACGTCACAACGCAAAGCGCAGCCGACAAGTGTCGCGAAGATGTCGAGATATTCCAGCCCAAAGGTGGCATCGTCGACAATGAAAAAATCGCGATCGATATAGCTGATCGCTATCTGCGCCGGGCACTTCCTGGAATGTTCGTCAGACCGCTTTCTGCAAAGCTCCGGAATGGAATCTGGATCGTGCATGGCTTCCAGCCCGAACGGGGCGTGGGTGGAACAGCTTATATTGAGATGTGCCGATCAAACGGAAAAGTCCTGAAGATATACGGGACACAGTGA
- a CDS encoding transporter, with amino-acid sequence MKFACAVAAAMLAPATAEAGDLRILCPDRPGLNTPACTIDPGHVQIETGIADWTREKHPGSVTDTLVTGDWLVRAGVGRSTELRFGWTSYGRERERDRMSGDVQTSHRTGDITLGIKQNIAQPDGEGFSVAVLPSVTLPVGRGPIGAGTWSASMLIPISWEIGHHIYLQLTPEVNAAADQSGAGRHLSYGSSGGIDIALNKKIDLELEVQAIRDRDPSGHATMALASAALGYQIGKNWEVDFGGVAGLNRASPDVEAYCGIVRRF; translated from the coding sequence ATGAAATTCGCCTGTGCGGTCGCGGCCGCGATGCTGGCCCCTGCGACAGCGGAAGCGGGCGATCTCCGCATTCTCTGCCCGGATCGGCCTGGTCTGAATACGCCCGCCTGCACGATCGATCCGGGCCACGTCCAGATCGAGACGGGCATCGCCGACTGGACACGCGAGAAGCACCCGGGGAGCGTGACCGATACGCTGGTGACGGGCGACTGGCTGGTGCGCGCGGGCGTGGGGCGATCGACCGAATTGCGCTTCGGCTGGACGAGCTATGGCCGCGAGCGGGAGCGCGACCGGATGAGCGGCGACGTGCAGACCAGCCACCGAACCGGCGACATCACGCTCGGCATCAAGCAGAATATCGCCCAGCCCGATGGCGAAGGCTTTTCGGTCGCGGTGCTGCCGTCCGTGACGTTGCCCGTCGGCCGCGGTCCGATCGGCGCGGGCACGTGGAGCGCGAGCATGCTGATCCCCATATCCTGGGAGATCGGCCACCATATCTATCTTCAGCTGACGCCGGAGGTGAACGCCGCGGCCGATCAAAGCGGGGCAGGGCGCCATCTTTCCTATGGCAGCTCCGGCGGGATCGACATCGCGCTGAACAAGAAGATCGATCTGGAACTGGAGGTGCAGGCGATCCGCGATCGCGATCCTTCGGGCCATGCGACGATGGCGCTGGCGAGTGCGGCGCTCGGCTATCAGATCGGCAAGAATTGGGAGGTGGATTTCGGCGGGGTGGCCGGGCTCAACCGCGCCAGCCCCGATGTGGAAGCCTATTGCGGGATCGTCCGCCGCTTCTGA
- a CDS encoding glycosyltransferase family 2 protein, producing MDGGVGIIVIGRNEGERLKTCLRSVVGAGPVVYVDSGSTDGSQAFARGLGVEVVELAVPPNFTAARARNAGVEALFARFPNTALLQFVDGDCEVQPGWIATGTAALAADDGLALVFGRRRERHPEASIYNALCDDEWNVPVGEVGACGGDILIRADAFREAGGYPDEMIAGEEPDMSMRLRAKGWRLARIAGEMTLHDAAITRFGQWWRRTKRAGHAFAELAWRHPDVRSPDWQAIVRRDIIWGGALPLFAAVALVGSVVEPILLLLAAACVGLFVLNIARIFARRAKEGLPPGVARASAVLLMVGKIAEFSGILSFHRERLSGRKAKLIEYKGSGTA from the coding sequence ATGGACGGGGGCGTCGGCATCATCGTGATCGGCCGCAACGAGGGCGAGCGGCTCAAGACCTGCCTGCGCTCGGTCGTCGGCGCGGGGCCGGTCGTCTATGTGGATTCCGGCTCGACCGATGGCAGCCAGGCCTTCGCGCGCGGCCTCGGCGTCGAGGTGGTCGAACTGGCCGTCCCGCCCAATTTCACCGCCGCCCGCGCGCGCAATGCCGGGGTGGAAGCCCTGTTCGCCCGCTTCCCGAACACCGCCTTGCTCCAGTTCGTGGACGGCGATTGCGAGGTCCAGCCCGGCTGGATCGCCACCGGCACCGCCGCGCTGGCGGCGGACGATGGCCTCGCGCTCGTTTTCGGCCGCCGCCGCGAGCGTCATCCCGAAGCCTCGATCTACAATGCCCTGTGCGATGACGAGTGGAATGTCCCCGTCGGCGAGGTCGGCGCCTGTGGCGGCGACATATTGATCCGCGCCGACGCCTTTCGCGAAGCGGGCGGCTATCCGGACGAGATGATCGCGGGCGAGGAACCCGACATGTCGATGCGGCTGCGCGCCAAAGGCTGGCGCCTCGCCCGGATCGCGGGCGAGATGACGCTGCACGATGCCGCCATCACCCGCTTCGGCCAATGGTGGCGGCGCACGAAGCGCGCGGGCCATGCCTTCGCCGAACTCGCCTGGCGCCATCCCGACGTTCGCTCGCCCGACTGGCAGGCGATCGTGCGGCGGGACATCATCTGGGGCGGCGCCCTTCCCCTGTTCGCAGCCGTGGCGCTGGTCGGCAGCGTCGTGGAGCCGATCCTGCTGTTGCTGGCGGCCGCCTGCGTGGGGCTGTTCGTGCTGAACATCGCCCGCATCTTCGCGCGCCGCGCGAAGGAAGGCCTGCCGCCCGGCGTCGCCCGCGCCAGCGCAGTGCTGCTGATGGTCGGCAAGATCGCCGAATTTTCCGGCATCCTCTCCTTCCATCGCGAGCGCCTGTCCGGCCGCAAGGCCAAGCTGATCGAATATAAGGGGAGCGGGACCGCATGA
- a CDS encoding cold-shock protein, translating to MGFDRGRRGQRGGRDKRDGFGEDSFGGSDFGGGYGGGGGGYGGGGRGGYGGGGDRFGGGGGGFGGGDRFGGGGDRFGGGGGGGGFRSGGGGGFGGGRGGGGGGMPAQMIGEGKGTVKFFNGQKGFGFIVRDDGGEDVFVHISAVEQAGLSGLGDGQTLEFTLVDRGGRVSATNLKLTGDVVPVGEGRAPAAAGPGGAAGGPQRQLTGEKASGTVKFFNAMKGFGFIQRDDGQPDAFVHISAVERAGMTTLNEGDRLQFELEVDRRGKYAAVNLVPGE from the coding sequence ATGGGTTTTGATAGAGGGCGGCGCGGCCAGCGCGGTGGCAGGGACAAGCGCGACGGCTTTGGCGAGGACAGCTTCGGCGGTTCCGATTTCGGCGGCGGCTATGGCGGCGGCGGCGGTGGTTACGGCGGCGGGGGTCGCGGTGGCTATGGTGGCGGCGGTGATCGCTTCGGCGGTGGTGGCGGCGGCTTCGGCGGCGGCGACCGTTTCGGTGGCGGCGGTGATCGCTTCGGCGGTGGCGGCGGCGGCGGCGGTTTCCGCAGCGGCGGCGGTGGCGGCTTCGGCGGCGGTCGTGGCGGCGGCGGCGGCGGCATGCCTGCCCAGATGATCGGCGAAGGCAAGGGCACCGTTAAGTTCTTCAACGGCCAGAAGGGTTTCGGCTTCATCGTTCGCGATGACGGCGGCGAGGACGTGTTCGTGCACATCTCGGCGGTCGAGCAGGCCGGTCTTTCCGGTCTGGGCGATGGCCAGACGCTGGAATTCACGCTCGTCGATCGCGGCGGCCGTGTCTCGGCGACCAACCTGAAGCTCACCGGCGATGTCGTTCCCGTGGGCGAAGGCCGTGCACCGGCTGCGGCCGGCCCCGGCGGCGCCGCGGGTGGTCCGCAGCGCCAGCTGACGGGCGAGAAGGCCAGCGGCACGGTGAAGTTCTTCAATGCGATGAAGGGCTTCGGCTTCATCCAGCGCGATGATGGCCAGCCGGACGCGTTCGTCCACATCTCGGCCGTCGAGCGCGCCGGCATGACGACGCTGAACGAAGGTGATCGTCTCCAGTTCGAACTGGAAGTCGATCGTCGCGGCAAATATGCGGCCGTGAATCTCGTCCCCGGCGAATAA
- a CDS encoding glycosyltransferase family 2 protein, protein MTRSIAIVMVNYRTPDLAIAALESAAGERAALPGLRAILVDGGSGDGSAEKLAEALAASPLAEWVELLPLPINGGFGWANNQAIQRLLQRDDPPDYIHLLNPDTVVEPGAIARLADTLDAYPRCGAVGSLLLEADGSASGSAFAFPTIGGEMVRGGRMAILQRLFAPGKLVSFGDAAEEVEWATGASVMFRSAALRDSGLFDTGFFLYFEEVELMWRMRKAGWSIRHEPASRIGHVGGAATGVNGSRPTDRRPKLPPYWYGSRRRFWALTGSRGRAVAASSAWLAGHGLLLARRLLGSARQHAIVDRDARAMLAHGLVPNRRDCTPAVARWDDPPGTPPAWMA, encoded by the coding sequence ATGACCCGTTCGATCGCCATCGTGATGGTCAATTACCGGACACCCGATCTGGCGATCGCGGCGCTCGAATCGGCCGCTGGCGAGCGCGCCGCCTTGCCGGGCCTGCGCGCGATCCTCGTCGATGGCGGATCGGGCGACGGATCGGCGGAGAAACTGGCAGAGGCGCTGGCGGCCTCCCCGCTCGCGGAGTGGGTGGAATTGCTCCCCCTCCCCATCAACGGCGGCTTCGGCTGGGCCAATAATCAGGCGATCCAGCGCCTGCTCCAGCGCGACGATCCGCCCGATTACATCCACCTGCTCAATCCGGACACGGTGGTGGAGCCCGGCGCGATCGCGCGTCTTGCGGACACGCTCGACGCCTATCCCCGCTGCGGCGCGGTCGGCAGCCTGCTGCTGGAGGCCGACGGCTCGGCCTCGGGCTCGGCCTTCGCCTTTCCCACGATCGGGGGCGAGATGGTGCGGGGTGGCCGCATGGCGATCCTCCAGCGCCTGTTCGCGCCGGGCAAGCTCGTCTCGTTCGGAGACGCCGCCGAGGAGGTGGAGTGGGCGACGGGCGCGAGCGTGATGTTCCGCTCAGCCGCCCTGCGCGACTCCGGCCTCTTCGACACCGGCTTCTTCCTTTATTTCGAGGAGGTGGAGCTGATGTGGCGGATGCGGAAGGCCGGCTGGTCGATCCGGCACGAGCCCGCCAGCCGCATCGGCCATGTCGGCGGCGCCGCCACCGGCGTCAACGGATCGCGCCCCACCGATCGGCGCCCCAAGCTGCCGCCTTACTGGTATGGTTCGCGCCGCCGCTTCTGGGCGCTCACCGGATCGCGCGGTCGCGCGGTCGCGGCATCGTCGGCCTGGCTGGCGGGTCATGGTCTGTTGCTGGCGCGGCGCCTGCTCGGCAGCGCCAGGCAGCATGCGATCGTGGATCGGGACGCGCGCGCGATGCTGGCGCACGGCCTCGTCCCCAACCGCCGCGATTGCACGCCCGCCGTCGCCCGCTGGGACGATCCGCCGGGCACGCCTCCCGCCTGGATGGCCTGA
- the rpoH gene encoding RNA polymerase sigma factor RpoH, with protein MATKSSTPATIPALGGEAGLNRYLSEIRKFPLLQPEEEYMLAKRFQEHGDTDAAARLVTSHLRLVAKIAMGYRGYGLPTAELISEGNIGLMQGVKKFEPDRGFRLATYAMWWIRASIQEYILRSWSLVKMGTTAAQKKLFFNLRRMKSQIDAFEEGDLSPENVAKIATDLGVSEEEVHSMNRRMSMGGDTSLNVSMREDGEGQWQDWLVDTDPLQDERLAESQEKDVRHDMLTEAMDSLNDREKHILAERRLSDDPKTLEELSQVYGVSRERVRQIEVRAFDKLQKAMMRLAGEKRLLPAMA; from the coding sequence ATGGCCACCAAGTCCTCCACCCCCGCGACCATCCCGGCGCTTGGCGGCGAGGCCGGTCTCAATCGGTATCTGTCTGAGATCCGGAAGTTTCCGCTCCTCCAGCCGGAGGAAGAATATATGCTCGCCAAGCGTTTTCAGGAGCATGGCGATACGGATGCGGCCGCGCGCCTCGTCACCAGCCATCTGCGCCTCGTTGCGAAGATCGCGATGGGCTATCGCGGCTATGGCCTGCCCACCGCCGAGCTGATCTCGGAGGGCAATATCGGCCTGATGCAGGGCGTGAAGAAGTTCGAGCCGGATCGCGGCTTCCGCCTCGCCACCTATGCGATGTGGTGGATCCGCGCCTCGATCCAGGAATATATCCTGCGCTCGTGGAGCCTCGTGAAGATGGGCACCACTGCGGCCCAGAAGAAATTGTTCTTCAACCTGCGCCGCATGAAGAGCCAGATCGACGCGTTCGAGGAAGGCGATCTCAGCCCCGAGAATGTGGCCAAGATCGCCACCGACCTCGGCGTGAGCGAGGAAGAGGTTCACTCGATGAACCGCCGCATGTCGATGGGCGGCGATACGTCGCTGAACGTCTCCATGCGCGAGGATGGCGAGGGCCAGTGGCAGGATTGGCTGGTCGACACCGATCCGCTGCAGGACGAGCGGCTGGCCGAGTCTCAGGAAAAGGATGTCCGCCACGACATGCTGACCGAGGCGATGGACAGCCTGAACGATCGCGAGAAGCATATCCTCGCCGAGCGTCGCCTGTCCGACGATCCGAAAACGCTGGAGGAACTGAGCCAGGTTTACGGCGTCAGCCGCGAACGCGTCCGCCAGATCGAGGTCCGCGCCTTCGACAAATTGCAGAAGGCGATGATGCGCCTCGCCGGCGAGAAGCGCCTGCTGCCCGCGATGGCGTAA
- a CDS encoding thioredoxin family protein, giving the protein MRAILSAFVAIALAGTAGAAVPAPRVKAQSFEQLAKPLPLPYNQTAPAMASVDKARARAKASGKLLLIDLGGNWCLDCRILAGTMELPEVDAWMKKHYEIVSVDVGRFDKNLDVPARYGFKDRLAGVPALLVVDPKSDRLINAGKTTALSDARSMNPQGLADYLAEFAR; this is encoded by the coding sequence ATGCGTGCCATCCTGTCCGCCTTCGTGGCCATCGCTCTGGCGGGCACCGCCGGCGCCGCCGTTCCCGCGCCGCGCGTGAAGGCGCAGAGCTTCGAGCAGCTCGCCAAGCCCCTGCCCCTGCCCTACAACCAGACCGCCCCCGCCATGGCCTCTGTCGACAAGGCGCGGGCGCGCGCCAAGGCGTCCGGCAAGCTGCTGCTGATCGATCTGGGCGGAAACTGGTGCCTCGATTGCCGGATCCTCGCGGGCACGATGGAACTGCCCGAAGTCGATGCGTGGATGAAGAAGCATTATGAGATCGTCTCGGTCGATGTCGGCCGGTTCGACAAGAATCTCGACGTGCCCGCGCGCTATGGCTTCAAGGATCGCCTGGCGGGCGTGCCCGCTTTGCTCGTGGTCGATCCGAAGAGCGATCGCCTGATCAACGCCGGCAAGACCACCGCCCTCTCCGACGCGCGCAGCATGAACCCGCAGGGCCTGGCCGACTATCTCGCGGAATTCGCGCGGTAA
- the mtgA gene encoding monofunctional biosynthetic peptidoglycan transglycosylase, translating into MARTASRSGKKTGSLPRRLFRWLWRAVLIFFFGSILWVVVYRFVPPPITMTMIGDIVGGRSISKDWMPLSRMDPNMARAAVSAEDGNFCRHHGFDFTAIQKAYSGNEAGKRFRGGSTISQQTAKNAFLWQGRSWLRKGLEAWFTGLIELIWGKRRIMEVYLNIAETGIGTYGANAGAMRYFHHDASHLTPTEAARIAAILPLPKKRDAIDPHGFVRRYGDRISRRLGPMRRGGYLACLS; encoded by the coding sequence ATGGCCCGCACCGCATCGCGCTCCGGCAAGAAGACCGGCAGCCTCCCCCGACGCCTGTTCCGCTGGCTGTGGCGCGCCGTCCTGATCTTTTTCTTCGGATCGATCCTGTGGGTGGTCGTCTATCGCTTCGTGCCCCCGCCGATCACGATGACGATGATCGGCGACATCGTCGGCGGGCGTTCGATCTCCAAGGACTGGATGCCGCTCTCGCGCATGGATCCGAATATGGCGCGCGCCGCCGTTTCGGCCGAGGATGGCAATTTCTGCCGCCATCACGGCTTCGATTTCACCGCGATCCAGAAAGCCTATTCGGGCAATGAGGCGGGCAAGCGCTTTCGCGGAGGCTCCACGATCAGCCAGCAGACCGCGAAGAACGCCTTTCTGTGGCAGGGCCGTTCCTGGCTTCGCAAAGGGCTGGAAGCATGGTTTACCGGCCTGATCGAGCTGATCTGGGGCAAGAGGCGGATCATGGAGGTGTATCTTAACATCGCCGAAACCGGGATCGGCACATATGGCGCCAATGCCGGGGCGATGCGCTACTTCCACCATGATGCGAGCCATCTCACGCCCACGGAGGCCGCGCGCATCGCCGCCATCCTGCCTTTGCCCAAGAAGCGCGACGCGATCGATCCGCACGGCTTCGTCCGCCGCTATGGCGACCGCATCTCGCGCCGGCTGGGGCCGATGCGGCGCGGCGGCTATCTGGCCTGCCTGAGCTGA
- a CDS encoding ribonuclease D: MTVYFHEEDLPADVLAPGPVAVDTETMGLLTPRDRLCVVQISDGGGDEHLVRFAPGSDYAAPNLRAVLADPGRLKLYHFARFDLAAIRHYLGVVAAPVYCTKIASRLIRTYTDRHGLKELVREILAQDLSKQQQSSDWGAPDLSDAQKDYAASDVRFLHQLREKLDERLVREGRMHLAQACFDFLPSRAELDLAGWPEIDIFAHM, from the coding sequence ATGACCGTATATTTCCATGAAGAAGATCTTCCCGCCGACGTACTGGCGCCCGGCCCCGTCGCCGTCGATACCGAGACGATGGGCCTGCTCACGCCGCGCGACCGGCTCTGCGTGGTCCAGATTTCGGACGGCGGCGGCGACGAGCATCTCGTCCGCTTCGCGCCGGGGAGCGACTATGCGGCGCCGAATCTGCGCGCCGTGCTGGCCGATCCGGGCCGGCTGAAGCTCTATCACTTCGCGCGCTTCGATCTCGCGGCGATTCGCCATTATCTGGGCGTGGTCGCGGCGCCGGTTTACTGCACCAAGATCGCCTCGCGCCTGATCCGCACCTATACGGATCGCCACGGCCTGAAAGAATTGGTGCGCGAGATTCTGGCGCAGGACTTGTCGAAGCAGCAGCAATCGTCCGACTGGGGCGCGCCGGACCTGAGCGACGCGCAGAAGGATTATGCCGCGTCCGACGTGCGCTTCCTTCATCAGCTGCGCGAAAAGCTGGACGAGCGGCTGGTGCGCGAGGGCCGCATGCACCTGGCCCAGGCATGCTTCGATTTCCTGCCGTCGCGCGCCGAACTCGATCTGGCCGGCTGGCCCGAGATCGATATCTTCGCGCATATGTGA